A stretch of the Jatrophihabitans sp. genome encodes the following:
- a CDS encoding SDR family NAD(P)-dependent oxidoreductase has product DSIKRVEILGNLRDAFPQAPALGPQHLADIATLADIVTLLAGDTAPAPAPADAAIAVCEHLNTEDHAGAHTDTAVAAHGIGRHSVALRRLPSADFLNWPGEHKIAVVIDDGDRGRAVTYGLQQEGFSVYLLTLPGAEPVTGALLVPDWSEQALAAPIAEILAAEDGIDLCVYLATAPALSWDDAQQRLVTGLLAAKITQPALEQAAARHGRGAFLTVTALDGALGHRGAVSEPDAVLGGLTGLIKTLAIEAPSISCRSIDLVPSLGPGEVAAAVVAEIHDPATLVREVGVDHDGRWSWELLPFAQAQVGASTVPALNETDTVLVTGGGRGVTAACAIELARRFRPKLVLLGRTVLQDEPSWAAGTSGAAQLRTAAVSDLRSQGIQPKPRDVEKLVATVLSGREVRQTLAAARAAGAEVDYVAADVTDGLALDAALASYRGCITAVVHGAGLLADQVIVRKTAADTAQVLAAKITGLRNVLAVVDGPNLARVMLFSSVAGLFGNYGQADYAMANEALNKLARCGLRRAHVTSINWGAWDGGMVSPELAAMFGERGITLVPVPVGAAMLADEFTAGRAADHVVMFGPVTALSEPAVNLPGVELSVRRTLAGLGATPALRAHQLGGVPVLPLTYALGLALNAVEQVTGAVAVSAQEVRLLNGVVFDASVPDALQVVLTPTGSDTFRAHIADADAGRRPRYSVASISTGADPLTGPASSPLGGSEPVRDLSVYSDGTLFHGRALQGLRGQLPSPSGTLNLVCRLASAGDGDLAWSAARYSADLTDLALQACLMWLRGEAGQPSLPTALGEITLLRKLPCDADFRLVVTGRVTSSGARCQVEAYAADGALLAQLRDVVLVISPNLAAAFDNAPVPGPGMPTIAGVPVA; this is encoded by the coding sequence CGACTCGATCAAGCGGGTCGAGATTCTGGGTAACCTGCGCGATGCGTTTCCGCAGGCGCCGGCTCTGGGGCCGCAGCATCTGGCCGACATCGCCACCCTGGCCGACATCGTCACCCTGCTCGCGGGCGACACCGCACCAGCCCCGGCCCCCGCCGATGCCGCGATCGCTGTTTGCGAGCACCTGAACACCGAAGACCACGCTGGTGCCCATACTGACACTGCGGTGGCTGCCCACGGCATCGGCCGGCATTCGGTCGCGCTGCGCCGCCTTCCGAGCGCCGACTTCCTGAACTGGCCCGGCGAGCACAAGATCGCCGTGGTGATTGATGACGGCGACCGAGGCCGTGCGGTGACCTACGGCCTGCAGCAGGAGGGATTCTCGGTCTACCTGCTGACCCTGCCGGGAGCTGAGCCGGTCACCGGAGCCCTGCTGGTGCCGGACTGGAGTGAGCAAGCTCTGGCCGCACCGATCGCCGAGATTCTCGCCGCGGAGGACGGCATCGACCTATGTGTCTATCTCGCCACCGCACCGGCGCTCAGCTGGGACGACGCTCAGCAAAGGCTGGTGACCGGCCTGCTGGCAGCTAAGATCACCCAACCGGCTCTGGAGCAGGCTGCGGCACGGCATGGGCGTGGCGCCTTTCTCACCGTCACCGCTCTAGACGGTGCGCTGGGCCACCGCGGGGCGGTGAGCGAACCGGACGCCGTACTGGGCGGGTTGACCGGCCTCATCAAAACGTTGGCCATCGAGGCCCCGTCGATCAGTTGCCGCAGCATCGACCTGGTTCCGTCGCTGGGGCCCGGCGAGGTCGCAGCTGCGGTCGTTGCCGAGATCCACGATCCGGCGACCCTTGTCCGCGAGGTCGGCGTCGACCACGACGGCCGCTGGAGTTGGGAGCTGTTGCCCTTTGCCCAGGCACAGGTCGGCGCCTCAACCGTGCCCGCGCTGAACGAGACAGACACCGTACTGGTCACCGGCGGCGGTCGCGGTGTGACAGCCGCGTGCGCTATCGAACTGGCCCGTCGATTCCGGCCGAAGCTGGTCCTGCTCGGGCGCACGGTCTTGCAGGACGAGCCGAGCTGGGCTGCCGGCACGAGCGGCGCCGCCCAATTGCGGACTGCCGCCGTGTCGGACCTGAGGTCACAGGGCATTCAGCCCAAGCCGCGCGACGTGGAGAAGCTGGTCGCCACGGTCCTCAGTGGCCGAGAGGTGCGCCAGACGCTCGCTGCGGCTCGCGCAGCCGGCGCCGAGGTCGACTACGTAGCTGCTGATGTCACCGATGGCCTAGCGCTGGACGCGGCGCTTGCAAGCTATCGCGGCTGCATCACCGCAGTCGTGCACGGCGCCGGCCTGCTGGCTGACCAGGTGATCGTCAGGAAGACGGCCGCCGACACGGCTCAGGTGCTGGCGGCCAAGATCACCGGGCTGCGCAACGTCCTGGCTGTGGTGGACGGCCCCAACCTGGCCCGCGTGATGCTGTTCTCCTCAGTGGCCGGGCTGTTCGGCAACTACGGCCAGGCAGATTATGCGATGGCCAATGAAGCGCTGAACAAGCTCGCCCGTTGCGGTCTCCGGCGTGCCCACGTCACCTCGATCAACTGGGGAGCCTGGGACGGCGGGATGGTCTCACCGGAACTCGCCGCCATGTTCGGTGAGCGCGGCATCACGCTGGTGCCGGTGCCGGTGGGGGCAGCGATGCTCGCCGACGAATTCACCGCCGGCCGCGCCGCCGACCATGTCGTGATGTTCGGTCCGGTGACGGCGCTGTCCGAACCGGCTGTCAACCTGCCCGGCGTCGAGCTTTCGGTGCGCCGGACGCTGGCCGGACTAGGCGCTACTCCCGCGCTGCGGGCTCACCAACTCGGCGGGGTGCCGGTGTTGCCATTGACCTACGCCCTCGGGCTTGCCCTCAACGCGGTCGAGCAGGTCACCGGCGCCGTCGCGGTCTCGGCGCAGGAGGTCCGGTTGCTCAACGGTGTCGTGTTCGACGCCTCGGTTCCCGATGCCCTGCAGGTCGTGCTCACTCCCACTGGTTCCGACACGTTCCGGGCGCATATCGCCGACGCTGATGCTGGACGGCGCCCGCGTTACAGCGTCGCTTCAATCAGCACCGGCGCCGACCCGCTGACCGGTCCGGCCAGCTCGCCACTGGGCGGCTCCGAACCCGTCCGAGATCTCAGCGTGTATTCCGACGGCACCCTGTTCCATGGCCGGGCGCTGCAGGGTTTGCGGGGGCAGCTGCCCAGCCCGAGTGGCACCCTGAACCTGGTGTGCCGCCTGGCCAGCGCCGGCGACGGTGACCTGGCCTGGTCGGCCGCCCGCTACAGCGCTGACCTCACCGATCTGGCGCTGCAGGCCTGCCTGATGTGGCTGCGGGGCGAGGCAGGCCAGCCGAGCCTGCCGACCGCGCTGGGTGAGATCACCCTGCTCCGGAAGCTGCCTTGCGATGCCGACTTCAGGTTGGTGGTCACCGGGCGGGTCACCAGCAGCGGCGCGCGGTGTCAGGTCGAGGCCTACGCGGCCGACGGGGCACTTCTGGCTCAGCTGCGTGATGTCGTGCTGGTCATCAGTCCCAACCTGGCCGCGGCATTCGACAACGCGCCGGTTCCCGGCCCAGGAATGCCGACCATCGCCGGTGTTCCGGTCGCCTGA